In the genome of Vanacampus margaritifer isolate UIUO_Vmar chromosome 1, RoL_Vmar_1.0, whole genome shotgun sequence, one region contains:
- the arf6b gene encoding ADP-ribosylation factor 6b, with product MGKMLSKIFGNKEMRILMLGLDAAGKTTILYKLKLGQSVTTIPTVGFNVETVTYKNVKFNVWDVGGQDKIRPLWRHYYTGTQGLIFVVDCADRDRIDEARQELHRIINDREMRDAIILIFANKQDLPDAMKPHEIQEKLGLTRIRDRNWYVQPSCATTGDGLYEGLTWLTSNYKS from the coding sequence ATGGGGAAGATGCTCTCAAAGATTTTTGGGAACAAGGAGATGAGAATATTAATGCTTGGACTTGACGCCGCCGGAAAGACAACAATCCTCTACAAACTGAAACTGGGACAGTCAGTCACCACGATCCCCACAGTGGGCTTCAATGTGGAGACTGTCACCTACAAAAACGTCAAGTTCAACGTGTGGGATGTCGGCGGCCAGGATAAAATTCGCCCCCTTTGGCGACACTACTACACAGGCACCCAGGGGCTCATTTTCGTGGTGGATTGCGCAGACAGGGATCGCATCGACGAGGCGCGGCAGGAACTCCATCGCATCATCAATGACAGGGAAATGAGGGATGCTATCATCTTGATATTCGCCAATAAGCAAGACCTTCCCGACGCCATGAAGCCGCACGAAATCCAAGAGAAGCTCGGATTGACGCGCATCCGAGATAGGAATTGGTATGTTCAACCCTCGTGTGCGACCACAGGAGATGGACTCTATGAAGGCCTGACATGGCTAACCTCTAATTACAAATCTTAA
- the vcpkmt gene encoding protein N-lysine methyltransferase METTL21D, with protein MATHGERNNYFVREIEKNDGSTLTVSQCYMGDVGCVVWDAAIVLAKYLETKQFYDPPSGVNLWAGQRVVELGAGTGVVGLMAATMGAYVSVTDLEELQTLLRVNIQDNQTLISSGSITAKVLKWGEDVSGFLPPPNYVLMADCIYYEQSIIPLVETLNLLSGPETCIICCYEERTEGINPKVEKQFFELLQQSFNCEEIPSRKHDREFSSPDIHILHVRKKV; from the exons ATGGCGACACACGGAGAGCGCAACAACTATTTTGTGAGAGAAATTGAGAAAAACGACGGTTCTACCCTGACTGTCAGCCAATGTTACATGGGTGACGTGGGCTGTGTGGTGTGGGATGCGGCCATCGTTCTTGCaaaatatttagaaacaaaacaattttacgATCCACCCTCAGGAGTAAACTTATGGGCTGGCCAAAGAGTGGTGGAGTTAGGAGCTGGGACTGGGGTCGTTGGTTTGATGGCTGCAACTATGGG TGCTTACGTTAGCGTGACAGACTTGGAGGAGCTACAAACCCTTCTGAGAGTGAACATTCAAGACAATCAGACTCTCATCAGTAGTGGATCCATAACTGCCAAGGTACTGAAATG gGGTGAAGATGTATCTGGTTTCCTTCCCCCTCCAAACTATGTCCTTATGGCAGATTGCATTTATTATGAGCAG TCGATTATCCCGCTGGTGGAGACCTTGAATTTGCTCAGTGGACCAGAGACCTGCATCATTTGTTGCTACGAGGAACGCACTGAAGGCATCAACCCAAAAGTAGAGAAGCAGTTTTTTGAG TTGCTGCAACAAAGCTTCAACTGTGAAGAAATCCCTTCACGCAAACACGATAGAGAGTTTAGTAGTCCAGACATCCACATCCTGCATGTTAGGAAAAAGGTTTGA